The segment TCCAACAGCTATCGTCCATCCCAAGGCGACGCTCGATGATGACGTCGAGATTGGGCCATTTTGTGTCGTCGGAGAGCACGTGGCGATCGGGAAAGGGAGCCGACTCCTCTCGCATGTGAACATAGAGGGATGGACGGAGATAGGGGAGCGGAATGAAGTGCATCCCTTTGCTTCCATTGGAGGGCCTCCTCAGCATCTGGCGTATAAAGGGGAACCCACAAAAGTGGTCATCGGTCAGGAGAACATTATCCGTGAGTACGTCACGATCAACCGGGGAACCGTTCAAGGGGGCGGGGTGACCTCGCTCGGCTCCAAGAGTATTCTGATGGCCTACGTACATGTCGCGCACGATTGCCGGCTCGGCGATCAGATTATCATGGCCAATGCGGCGAGCCTCGCGGGACATATCACCATCGGGGATCATTCCGTGATCGGGGGGTTGACCGGTGTGCTTCAGTTTGTGCGCATCGGAGAGTACGTCATGGTCGGCGGCTGCTGCGCCATCGGTCAGGATATTCCTCCGTTTACGTTCGCCGCTGGGGGATATCGAGCACATCTGTATGGCCTCAACACCGTCGGCTTGCAACGGCACGGCTTCTCGGCGGACCGTATCGCCTTGCTGAGAAAAGCGTTTGATTTACTCTTTCGGGAGGGGCATCGAACGGCGGAGGCGATTCGCTTGGCGAAGAAGGAATTTAAGGGGCAGGCCGACGTCGCCAAGATTCTCATGTTCATGGAAGGTACTAAACGCGGAATCTCCCGGGCGGTGAGCCTCGATATGGAACGCGAGTTCGATCAACCCGTCTAGCCCCTGTCACGATGACCATGGCCATGCCTATAGCGGACGGTCGAATCGGGGTGATTGCCGGGAATGGACGGTTTCCCATCATCTTTGCCGATAACGCGCGCAAGATGGGTCTTCGAGTCTTTGCAGTGGCTCACGAAGGTGAAACGGAGCCGGAGCTTGAACGGCATGTCGATCGGATCCATTGGGTGAAGATCGGCCAGCTCAATAAGTTGATCAACGCCTTCAAGGCCGACGACGTGCGGAACGTCGTCATGTTGGGAGGGATTAAGAAAACTCACGTCTATAGCCATGCCCGTCCTGATTTCCGCGTGTTGGCTCTGGCCGCGAAATTGGTTCTTTGGAAGGATGATGATATTCTACGCGCACTCGCGGCAGAACTCGAAAAGGACGGTATCACCATCTGCGAGTCGACGTTCGGCCTCGAAGGAATATTGGTTGAGGAAGGGACGCTCACATCCCGCCAGCCGACCAAAAAAGAGTGGGTGGATATTCGCTATGGGTGGGATGTGGCCAAAGAGACGGGCCGTCTCGATATCGGGCAATGCGTCGTGATTAAAGACCGAGTCGTCGTGGCCGTCGAAGCGGTCGAAGGAACCGACGAAGCGATCAAGCGCGGAGGCGAACTGGCCAAGGATGGAGCGGTGGTGGTGAAGCGGTGCAAGCCACAACAGGATCTCCGATTTGATTTGCCCGCCGTCGGCCCGCGGACGATCGAAGTCATGCGTTCCGTCAAGGCTTCCGTGCTCGCAGTCGAAGCGGGTCGGTCCGTCATGCTGGATCGAGAGCTCCTTCTCCGTGAAGCGGAGAGTGCCGGAATCGCCGTCGTTGGGGTGGCTCGCGAAGAAGAGCCGAACCCTGCGGCGACGGCCAATGGGTAAGCTGAATGGAACCGATGGCTGTTGATCCATCTGTATCGAAACGACAATCCCTTATCGGTGTCCAAGACTTTCCAAGATTGAACCCCATGCTAGTATGGCCAAACTTCGCGCCGGAGTAATCGGGGTCGGGCATCTCGGGCAACACCATGCGAGACTGTATGCCTCGTTGCAGGACTCGATGTTGGTCGGCGTGGTCGATCAGGACTCCGGACGGGCTTCTCTCATCGCCCGTCAATATGGGGCCCAGACATATGATGGTCTGCCAGACCTTTTGAAACACGTCGATCTCGTCAGTATTGCCGTCCCCACATCCGCGCACTATCCCGTTGCCAAAGCCTGCC is part of the Nitrospira sp. SG-bin1 genome and harbors:
- a CDS encoding acyl-[acyl-carrier-protein]--UDP-N-acetylglucosamine O-acyltransferase — its product is MKIHPTAIVHPKATLDDDVEIGPFCVVGEHVAIGKGSRLLSHVNIEGWTEIGERNEVHPFASIGGPPQHLAYKGEPTKVVIGQENIIREYVTINRGTVQGGGVTSLGSKSILMAYVHVAHDCRLGDQIIMANAASLAGHITIGDHSVIGGLTGVLQFVRIGEYVMVGGCCAIGQDIPPFTFAAGGYRAHLYGLNTVGLQRHGFSADRIALLRKAFDLLFREGHRTAEAIRLAKKEFKGQADVAKILMFMEGTKRGISRAVSLDMEREFDQPV